The genomic segment TGGTTATCCTGGTGGTAGTGGGATACGGAGGCATGGAGTTTGTGCGTTCCCGTCTCGGCGAGAAGGCCCCGGAGCCGGAGATAGTCCGTCCGATCCGTACCGAGACGCTTGCGCCGGAGGGCAAGGCCTTTCAGGGAATCTATCAGGGAACGGTACAGGCCTCCCAGAAGGTGGACCTTTCCTTTCGGGTATCGGGCCCCCTGGTGGAGTTCCCGATGAACAAGGGACAGGCGGTCAAGAAAGGCGATCTTCTGGCCCGTATAGACCCCAGGGATTTCAAGACCAAACTGGACAGCGCCGAGAGCCAGCTCAGGCAGTTACAGGCGAAACTGGCGGAGATGAAGTCCGGGGCCAGGGCGGAGGATCTGGCATCGGCTCAAGCATCGGTAAGCGCCGCCCAGGCCCAATATGCCGAGGCCGAGTCGAACTACAAGAGATTCAAGTCCCTTTACGATCAGGGAGCGGTCTCTCAGGTGCAGTACGAGCAGTATAAGACCGCCTACGACGTCGCTCGTTCGTCTCTTCGCTCCGCTCAGGAGTCCCTTAAGAAGGCCCGCTCCGGAGCCAGAAAGGAAGAGCTCCAGCAGCAGGAAGCGATCATACAGGCCCAGGAGTCGGCGGTCGAGGGTGCCCGTTCCGCCCTGTCCGATACGGAGCTTCGGGCCCCCTTCGACGGGGTCGTGGCGGATACCTTCGCCGACAACCACCAGTTCGTCCAGGCGAAGCAGACCATACTGAGCCTTCAGAACCTCAAGAACATAGAGATGGTGGTCCACGTGCCCGACGGAGACGTGGTCAGGATAAGGGAAAAACAGATCGGAGAGGTGAAGCTCTCCGCCACCCTGGACGCCATGCCAGGGCGGGTGTTCCATGTTACCTTCAAGGAGTTCTCCACCCAGGCGGATCCCTCGACCCAGACCTACCAGGCGACGGTCACCATGCCTTACCCGGAAAACGTGACCATACTTCCAGGAATGGCCGTTACTTTGAGGGCCAGCGGAGTTCTTGAAGGTCAGGACTCGAAGCTCGAGTCTCTTTTCTCCGTTCCGGTGGACGCCGTCTTCGCCGATCAGTCCGGCAACAGCTACATATGGCTTTACGAGGACGGTACTGTTCGGAAGGTCCAGGTGAAGACCGGCCCCTACATGGGCGACAGGCTTTCCGTGACAGGGGATCTCGAGATCGGAGACGTGGTCGTGACGGCCGGGGTCCATTTTCTGAGAGAAGGTCAGAAGGTCCGCCTGATGACCGCCGAATAGGTGGATGCCATGAACATAGCCGAACTGTGCATAAAGAAAAAAGTTATCGTCCTGTACATGGTGGTGGTCATAGCCATAGCGGGGTTGATCTCCTACTCCAAACTGGGCAAGCTGGAGGACCCTGACTTCACCATAAAGACCGCCGTGGTCACAACCATCTATCCCGGTGCGACCTCCCAGGAGGTGGAGCAGGAGGTAACCGACAGGGTCGAGGAGGCCATACAGAAGATGGGCGAGATCAAGATGGTCCGTTCTCTCTCGAAGGCCAACCTGTCCATAGTGTACGTGGATATAAGGGACGAATACACCGCAGGCGACCTCCCTCAGATCTGGGACGTTCTGAGGCGGAAGGTCAACGACGTCCAGGCGAACCTTCCTCCGGGCGTTCAGAAATCCATCGTGAACGACGATTACGGCGACGTCTACGGACAGTTCTACGCCCTGGTCGGAGACGGGTATTCCTACAGGGAGCTCAAGGATCACGCCGATAAGCTGAAAAAAGAGCTCCTCCTGGTGGACGGAGTCGGAAGCGTCTCCATAATAGGGGATCAGCCCGAGGGCATATACGTGGAGATATCCCGGTCCAAGATGTCGGCCATGGGAATCTCGCCTCAGGACATATACGGCGCGTTGAATCAGCAGAACACCCTCTCTCCTATGGCCCAGGTTACCGTGGGAAACGAATACATAAGGATCGATCCAACCGGAGCGGTCAAGTCGGTGGAGGATATCGGAGATGTGATGATAGGCGGCGGGCCCGGAGGGGTTATCCGTCTCAAGGACGTGGCGGTGGTCGAGAGGAAGTACGTCGATCCTCCCCAGAAGATCATGCGCTACGACGGCCGCCCCGCCCTGGGCATAGGCATCTCTACGGTTAAGGGCGGCAACGTGGTCGATATGGGCTTGGCGGTCGACGCCAGGCTCAGGGAGTTGGTGGAGATAACCCCGGTGGGTATGGAGCTGGAGCCCATATATCTTCAGGCCAGCGAGGTCACCACGGCGGTGAACGGATTCGTGCTGAATCTGATAGAGTCTCTGGTCATAGTGGTCGGGGTTCTGGTGGTGTTCATGGGCATGAGGAGCGGCCTTCTTATAGGGGGGATACTGCTTTTGACCATAGCGGCCACCTTCGCCACCATGCTCTACATGGGTATAACCCTCCAGAGCGTATCTCTGGCCTCTCTCATAATAGCCCTGGGGATGCTGGTGGACAACGCAATAGTCGTAACGGAAGGGGTCCTCATAGGGGTTCAGAAAGGCCAGGGCGGCCCTGCCGCGGCGGCCAAGACCGTGGCGGGAAACATCTGGCCCCTTCTTGGAGCCACCGTCATAGCCATAATGGCCTTTTCCGCCATAGGCTTGTCGCCGGACAGCACAGGGGAGTTCTGCCGCAGCCTATTCCAGGTGGTGGGGATCTCTCTGCTCTGGAGCTGGGTGCTAGGCATAACAGTAACCCCTCTGATAGCGGTCATGGTGCTAAAGGATCCCGAGGGAGAGCCGGACGACCCCTACAAGGGCAAGTTCTTCAGGGTATACAGGGGCTTTCTCTTCTCCGCTCTTAAAAACGGAAGGATATTCGCCGTTGTTATGGTGGTCCTCTTCGCCCTGGCTCTTTTCGGATTCCGTTTCGTCGATAAATCCTTCATGCCTCAGGACGCGTCTCCCCGTTTTACCGTGGATCTCTGGCGTGCCGAGGGGGCCGATATATACGAGACCTCCGAGAACATGGCGAAGCTTGAGGCCTATCTTTTGAGCCGACCGGACGTGGAGTCGGTGGCCACAACCGTCGGAGGGGGAACCCTCAGGTTTACCCTGACCTACACGGCGGAGGATCCCGACTCGGCCTACGGCCAGGCGGTGGTCAACCTGAAGGGCTCGGACACCCTCTTCGACGCCATGAAGGGGGCGGAGGATTTCGTGAGCAAGAACCTTCCCGGGGCCGTGGCTCAGTCAAGACAGTTCAGCAAGGGCGGTGGCTCGGAGGCTAAGATACAGGTCCGTTTTCAGGGGTCGAACCCTGCGGTATTGCGATCTCTGGCGGAACGGGCCGAGGCGGTCATAGCGGCCGATCCCAAGGCGGGTTTCGTCAGGCAGGACTGGCGTCAGTTGGCCAAGGTCATCAGGCCCAAGGTCATGACCAACCAGATGAGGAATATGGGGCTCTCCCGTCCACAGATAAACGAGGCCCTCATGAACAGCTATCAGGGAGACCCGATCGGGGTGTATCGGGAGGATAACAGGCTTCTGACCATATACTCCCGGCTTCCCGAGAGGGAGAGGGACGGAGTAGAGGGGCTGAAGCTGGTACAGATATGGAGTCCCCTCACAGGAAAGATGGTTCCTCTGGGATCCCTGGTCTCCGGGGTTGAGACCGTCTTTGAAAATCCCATCGTTCGACGGAGGGACAGAGAGAGGACTTTGACCGTGAAGGCCGACCCGATCATAGGGGCCAACAGCAACGCCCTATTCGAGAGGATCCGATCCGGCGTGGAGGCCATAGAGCTGCCTTTGGGCTATTCGATGGAGTGGGGAGGCGAGTTCGAGAGCAGCAGCGACGCCCAGAAGGGCATCAAGCGGATGCTGCCTCTCAGCCTTGTTGTCATGCTCTCCATCATAGTCATGCTGTTCAACTCTGTGAAGCAGTCCGCCATCATAGTGGCCTGTCTTCCCCTCTGCATAATAGGGGTTACCGTAGGGTTGCTGCTTTTCGGCAAGTCCTTTAGCTTCATGGCTCTGTTGGGGGTCCTGAGCCTGATCGGCATGCTGATAAAGAACGCCATAGTGTTGATAGATCAGGTCAACATAAACCTGGAGGACGGAATGATCCCCTTCGACGCCGTGATGGACTCCGGCGTCAGCCGTCTAAGGCCGGTCATGATGGCGGCTGGCACCACCATACTGGGCATGATTCCCTTGATCAGAGACGTGCTGTTCGGTCCCATGGCGGTGACCATAATGTGCGGCCTTGGTTTCGCCACCGTATTGACCCTTCTGTTCGTGCCGGTGCTGTTCGTGCTGTTCTATGGAATAGATGTGCCGGAAGGGGACCGGTAAAAAGCGATTAGCTAGACGATTTATTTTGTAATTCTTAACCCCATGAATTTTCTGCTTTTCGTTTGGCGGAATTTTCGTGGGTTTTTTTATGGAATCTCGCCCCTGTCTATGCTATCATCGAAGTGTGTTCGGAGTCTTCAATCGTTTTAGTCGTCTGTGATTGTAGGAAAACGGGTACAAGGAGAGAGAAGAAGGGATGTGTTGTGAGGATGAATAGAGGTTTTATGAAGAGGTGGGCGGTTTTTCTGGTCCTGATAGTGGGATCGGCCTTCCTGCTGGGAGGTTGCGGAAGCAGCGGTGACGATCCGGGGCCGACCCCTGCACCTACTACGTCGGGGGTAGTGTCTATCTCCGGTCAGGTTGCAAACTCGGTTCCGACGGAGATCTCTGTCGCTGCGACGGAGAGACTCAGTGCCATGAAGGTGTCTCGTATCAAGAGTGGATCTGGGCTTGCCGGAGTCGACATATCGGCAAAGATGGAAGGTTGGGAACTTAAAAAGACCTCCTCCGATAAATCCGGCTTTTACGCTTTCGATGTGCCGGTTCCGTCCGAGGGAGGACGATTGGTCCTTACCTTCTCCAAGGACGGCAGTATCACCTATCAGAAGGCGATAACTGTCAAGCCGGAAGAGAGCCATTCCGTCCACGCTACCCTTCTACCGGTGGCGGTGGATAAAGAGGTGAAATCAGGCGATATCGTATCCGACGATAACGGGCGTATAGCCATAGAGGCTCCGAAGGACGGCAATCTGACCTTGTTCGTTGGAGATCCCACCAGTGCCGACGGGGCCGCGGTTTTCCCCGGGGACTATATGGCCGCTACCAGTGCCGACGATGTTCCTCTGGTCAGCATGGCTTTCTTCGAGGCTACCTTGACCGACCCGAGCGGGGATAAGATCGAGAGGTTCGATCCCGTAGAGGTCTCCATGCTCTTGCCCGAAGACTATCGAAACGGTACGTTGAAGGACCCCCAAGGAAAGACCTACGTGGCCTCCGGCGACAGCAAACTTCTTTCCAGTCCCGACGAGTTCACCTGCAGGATAGAGTGGTGGTCCTACGACGACGATGGAGCCATGTGGGTTCAGGAAGACGCAATGACTCCCGGATCTCCTTCGGATCCCATGGAAAAGGCATGGATAACTTCCGGAGATGGAGGCAAGCTTTACGTCAACGCCAAGGTCAATCATTTCAGCTGGTGGAATGCCGACTACCCCCAGGAGTTCTCCTATCTCTGCGTCAAGGTGGTCGACGGAGACGGCGAGCCCATGGAGAACGTGGCGGTCTATTCCTCCGGCGTGACATACAAGAACACCTCTCAGACCAAGAGGACGGACAAGGACGGTTGGGCCAGAGGAATAGTGGTGAAGAAGTCCACCTCCAAGGCCGATCGGGAGAGAGCCCAGGTCTACGCTCTCGCAGGTAACGTCAAATTCTTCTACGATGTTAAATCCGACACGGAAGGGGTCGTGGCTTCCGACGATATCTACACCCCTTACGATGAAAATGAGTGCGAAAGGACCGATAAAAGACCCTCTATCGAGCTGGACGAGGTTATAAGGATAAGCTTCGAAGGGGTCGTAAAGGGCACTGTCACCAACGATTCCGGCAAGGCGCTGTCGGGAGTAAAGGTGTATTCCAGCGTGGGCGGAGTGGTCGAGACCGATTCCTCCGGAAGCTACAGCTTGAACGTGCCTGTAGGCGCCGAAGTGACGGTTTATATCGCCGGTGTCGAGGGAAAGGCCGCTACTGTAAGCGATAAGGACACCCCGAAGGTTCTGGATTTCACCGTGGCAAACCAGCCTCCGGTCATAACCAAACTGAGCAGAACTCCCGAGGGCAACATACCTGCAGGGTCGTCGACCACCTTTACCGGAGAGGCTATGGATCCGGAGGGTGGCACCGTGACCTACGGCTGGACCGCCTCCGAGGGGTCCCTTTCCGGAGCTACCGGAGCCTCCACAGTGTGGACCGCTCCTGCCGGTTCGGGCAGCGCTCAGGTGACCTTTACCGCCACCGATAGCGACGGAAAGACCAGCGCTATGACCGTTCCCGTCTCGTGGGGGAGCCTTCCTTCTCCCGGACGGTTGGTGGTAAACCTCAAGGACGACGACGGAGATCCCGTAGTTGGTGCCTGCGTGGTACTTCATAAGGATGACGGATCGGTCGAGGATTACAGGAATACCGATGCGAGAGGAAAGGCGAACTTCGGGGATATAGGGCGAAAGACCGCAACAGTCTCCTATGCTTACGAGTCTGATAGCGAGACCGTTACTGATTACGGTTATCAAAAGTATCTCAGCCGCAATATAGTGACCGCGGTAGGCGTCCCGGTCGCGGAACTGACCATAGTTACCGAGGTTCTGGGAGACGAGGTCGTAGAGGATAGGGAGGATCCTAACTATAACTTGAACATATCGGTAGACCCCTCCGATCTTTCCGACGAGACGACCGTCACCTGTCAGCCTCTCGAGCAGCTCTATTTCTACAGCTCGAGAACCAGTCAGGACAACGTTCCGGTCTATCCTGACGATCTGCAGAGCGACGGTAAATTGACCCTTCTTTCCATGGCCAAGGTTTGGGAAGACGAAACGGAGACGATGACATCCTGGGGCGTCCTTTACGACGAGACTCCCAAATCGGGAGATTCCTACACTTTGCCTCTGGATCGGTCACCCGTTAACCTGCCCTGGTCTTCCGAAAAGGACATCATTTCCCTTTCGGTCATGGCGGAAAGAAAGGGCGTCGAGTACGACCTGTTCAGTCTTTTCCAGCACGGGTTCACGATGGCTGGATTACCGAGCGAGTATCGTGAAATCGAGAAAAAGACTCTTCCCGAGATCCT from the Dethiosulfovibrio russensis genome contains:
- a CDS encoding efflux RND transporter permease subunit, producing the protein MNIAELCIKKKVIVLYMVVVIAIAGLISYSKLGKLEDPDFTIKTAVVTTIYPGATSQEVEQEVTDRVEEAIQKMGEIKMVRSLSKANLSIVYVDIRDEYTAGDLPQIWDVLRRKVNDVQANLPPGVQKSIVNDDYGDVYGQFYALVGDGYSYRELKDHADKLKKELLLVDGVGSVSIIGDQPEGIYVEISRSKMSAMGISPQDIYGALNQQNTLSPMAQVTVGNEYIRIDPTGAVKSVEDIGDVMIGGGPGGVIRLKDVAVVERKYVDPPQKIMRYDGRPALGIGISTVKGGNVVDMGLAVDARLRELVEITPVGMELEPIYLQASEVTTAVNGFVLNLIESLVIVVGVLVVFMGMRSGLLIGGILLLTIAATFATMLYMGITLQSVSLASLIIALGMLVDNAIVVTEGVLIGVQKGQGGPAAAAKTVAGNIWPLLGATVIAIMAFSAIGLSPDSTGEFCRSLFQVVGISLLWSWVLGITVTPLIAVMVLKDPEGEPDDPYKGKFFRVYRGFLFSALKNGRIFAVVMVVLFALALFGFRFVDKSFMPQDASPRFTVDLWRAEGADIYETSENMAKLEAYLLSRPDVESVATTVGGGTLRFTLTYTAEDPDSAYGQAVVNLKGSDTLFDAMKGAEDFVSKNLPGAVAQSRQFSKGGGSEAKIQVRFQGSNPAVLRSLAERAEAVIAADPKAGFVRQDWRQLAKVIRPKVMTNQMRNMGLSRPQINEALMNSYQGDPIGVYREDNRLLTIYSRLPERERDGVEGLKLVQIWSPLTGKMVPLGSLVSGVETVFENPIVRRRDRERTLTVKADPIIGANSNALFERIRSGVEAIELPLGYSMEWGGEFESSSDAQKGIKRMLPLSLVVMLSIIVMLFNSVKQSAIIVACLPLCIIGVTVGLLLFGKSFSFMALLGVLSLIGMLIKNAIVLIDQVNINLEDGMIPFDAVMDSGVSRLRPVMMAAGTTILGMIPLIRDVLFGPMAVTIMCGLGFATVLTLLFVPVLFVLFYGIDVPEGDR
- a CDS encoding carboxypeptidase-like regulatory domain-containing protein; the encoded protein is MNRGFMKRWAVFLVLIVGSAFLLGGCGSSGDDPGPTPAPTTSGVVSISGQVANSVPTEISVAATERLSAMKVSRIKSGSGLAGVDISAKMEGWELKKTSSDKSGFYAFDVPVPSEGGRLVLTFSKDGSITYQKAITVKPEESHSVHATLLPVAVDKEVKSGDIVSDDNGRIAIEAPKDGNLTLFVGDPTSADGAAVFPGDYMAATSADDVPLVSMAFFEATLTDPSGDKIERFDPVEVSMLLPEDYRNGTLKDPQGKTYVASGDSKLLSSPDEFTCRIEWWSYDDDGAMWVQEDAMTPGSPSDPMEKAWITSGDGGKLYVNAKVNHFSWWNADYPQEFSYLCVKVVDGDGEPMENVAVYSSGVTYKNTSQTKRTDKDGWARGIVVKKSTSKADRERAQVYALAGNVKFFYDVKSDTEGVVASDDIYTPYDENECERTDKRPSIELDEVIRISFEGVVKGTVTNDSGKALSGVKVYSSVGGVVETDSSGSYSLNVPVGAEVTVYIAGVEGKAATVSDKDTPKVLDFTVANQPPVITKLSRTPEGNIPAGSSTTFTGEAMDPEGGTVTYGWTASEGSLSGATGASTVWTAPAGSGSAQVTFTATDSDGKTSAMTVPVSWGSLPSPGRLVVNLKDDDGDPVVGACVVLHKDDGSVEDYRNTDARGKANFGDIGRKTATVSYAYESDSETVTDYGYQKYLSRNIVTAVGVPVAELTIVTEVLGDEVVEDREDPNYNLNISVDPSDLSDETTVTCQPLEQLYFYSSRTSQDNVPVYPDDLQSDGKLTLLSMAKVWEDETETMTSWGVLYDETPKSGDSYTLPLDRSPVNLPWSSEKDIISLSVMAERKGVEYDLFSLFQHGFTMAGLPSEYREIEKKTLPEILNRASKSGTAQLPDFDGDVFFQSASALVRDETISTDITSVEENKRLGSSLPKELSVSLPDYSFTNVSVDSSGTTPELTWTLNTTQDIDAMSMGVKEEAYSYVTSGDETVNTRTQVNWDVFFEKGKGTQSYAFPSLPKDLEAWFDDIEGDPTFTVSVIDYDNLTGYSSLMDLVLSGQDPEKSALRILEAEFPGALYW
- a CDS encoding efflux RND transporter periplasmic adaptor subunit, coding for MKRMLWAGKKIALAVVILVVVGYGGMEFVRSRLGEKAPEPEIVRPIRTETLAPEGKAFQGIYQGTVQASQKVDLSFRVSGPLVEFPMNKGQAVKKGDLLARIDPRDFKTKLDSAESQLRQLQAKLAEMKSGARAEDLASAQASVSAAQAQYAEAESNYKRFKSLYDQGAVSQVQYEQYKTAYDVARSSLRSAQESLKKARSGARKEELQQQEAIIQAQESAVEGARSALSDTELRAPFDGVVADTFADNHQFVQAKQTILSLQNLKNIEMVVHVPDGDVVRIREKQIGEVKLSATLDAMPGRVFHVTFKEFSTQADPSTQTYQATVTMPYPENVTILPGMAVTLRASGVLEGQDSKLESLFSVPVDAVFADQSGNSYIWLYEDGTVRKVQVKTGPYMGDRLSVTGDLEIGDVVVTAGVHFLREGQKVRLMTAE